The Spiroplasma citri genome has a segment encoding these proteins:
- a CDS encoding cation-translocating P-type ATPase has translation MEEYISQTNSNLETNLKTNFETGLTSEEVIIRQKQYGKNELPKSKVTPWYVIFGKALIEPIQLILIVAAVISVIAPMIGNNWQIQGEYFIDFSVIAAIVILDAILETIQTVKARKSMVALKSLSKPKAVVIRNDSQQEIPANELTVGDIVILEAGKYVPAELRIIEQSDVFIDEAILTGESVPVHKTAYPIEPTTILAEMKNIAFMSTFITAGRAVGVVIKVGQQSEIGKIATTINETEETATNLEKKLTKFSYWIAGLSFIITIVIFLALYFNGNKNGWTNYLMVAITLAIGVIPESLAAVVSITLSFSTKRMAKQNVIVKKLASMETLGSVNVICTDKTGTLTQNKMTVKKVIMNNDVINADKYINSGLDQHQDLFLKALVLCNDSVTEDKERIGDPTELALVDYAELFAYDEQDSRDKWERIDEVPFDSERKLMSTLNLIEGVSTTFTKGALDSLLERCDRIMIQNEILRLTKQDKALLLKLADNLSAQALRVLAFAYNTNFDDEQDPEALEKNLIFLGAVGMIDPVRLSAIEAVKKAHAAGIKVVMITGDHATTALAIAKELDLAYSEYEVISSEQLNEMMDEQLIRIVDNIKVFARVNPEHKVRIVNILQQKDYLVSMTGDGVNDAPSLVKADIGVAMGITGTDVAKQAADVILTDDNFETIIKGVNEGRNVYQKIRRAITFVIGVNLANVLSIFILSLINHVSPVEATDILWMNLVIESILAICIGMADNDDTLMTIKIVQGKNPLFRNIWGPMIRITILTTSVCIGAYYFGMSFVPAQAYEAYGYQTVFDFLRSSDPNITIEMKLQISDFGRTGIFIALTCAPSMFVNTVTLTNWKIKNRFTPIINRPLIYAAIGAVLLNIIILFIPWINNKVLNLNDLEVYNLNNWYFIPACLAMAMIPVTIIVITDACHFWWHHGLKQHLQKLGKVKIRKL, from the coding sequence ATGGAAGAATATATATCCCAGACTAATAGCAACTTAGAAACTAATTTAAAAACTAATTTTGAAACTGGCTTAACTTCAGAAGAAGTAATTATTCGGCAAAAACAATATGGCAAAAATGAATTACCAAAAAGTAAAGTAACGCCATGATATGTTATTTTTGGTAAAGCATTAATTGAACCAATTCAATTAATTTTAATTGTAGCAGCTGTAATCTCAGTAATTGCACCAATGATTGGAAATAATTGACAAATTCAGGGTGAGTATTTTATTGATTTTTCAGTAATTGCTGCAATTGTTATCCTTGATGCAATTTTAGAAACAATTCAAACAGTAAAAGCGCGAAAATCAATGGTAGCTTTAAAATCCCTATCAAAGCCAAAAGCGGTAGTAATTCGAAATGATTCACAGCAAGAAATCCCAGCTAATGAATTAACAGTTGGCGATATTGTTATTTTGGAAGCAGGAAAATATGTTCCAGCTGAACTACGGATTATTGAACAATCTGATGTATTTATTGATGAAGCAATTTTAACTGGGGAAAGTGTTCCTGTTCATAAAACAGCTTATCCAATTGAACCAACAACAATTTTGGCAGAAATGAAAAACATTGCTTTTATGTCAACTTTTATTACAGCTGGGCGAGCAGTTGGTGTAGTTATTAAGGTTGGTCAACAATCAGAAATTGGAAAAATTGCAACAACAATTAATGAAACAGAAGAAACTGCCACAAATTTAGAAAAAAAACTAACAAAGTTTTCTTATTGAATTGCTGGATTAAGTTTTATTATTACTATTGTTATCTTTTTAGCATTATACTTTAATGGTAATAAAAATGGATGAACCAATTATTTAATGGTGGCGATTACTTTAGCAATTGGGGTTATTCCAGAATCATTAGCAGCTGTTGTTTCTATTACTTTATCATTTTCAACCAAACGTATGGCGAAACAAAATGTAATTGTTAAGAAACTTGCTAGTATGGAAACATTGGGTAGTGTCAATGTTATTTGTACTGATAAAACAGGAACTTTAACACAAAATAAAATGACAGTTAAAAAAGTAATTATGAATAATGATGTAATTAATGCTGATAAATACATTAATAGTGGTCTTGATCAGCACCAGGATTTATTTTTGAAAGCATTAGTTTTATGTAATGATAGTGTTACTGAAGACAAGGAACGAATTGGTGATCCAACAGAATTAGCATTAGTTGATTATGCTGAATTATTTGCTTATGATGAACAAGATTCACGTGATAAATGAGAACGAATTGATGAGGTTCCTTTTGATTCTGAACGGAAACTAATGTCTACCTTAAATCTTATTGAAGGGGTTAGTACAACTTTTACAAAAGGAGCATTGGATAGTTTATTAGAACGTTGTGATCGCATTATGATTCAGAATGAAATTCTAAGATTAACTAAGCAAGATAAAGCACTGTTATTAAAGTTAGCAGATAATTTATCAGCGCAAGCATTACGGGTGTTAGCGTTTGCTTATAATACTAACTTTGATGATGAACAAGACCCTGAAGCATTAGAAAAAAATTTAATTTTTTTAGGAGCAGTTGGAATGATTGATCCTGTTCGTTTATCTGCTATTGAAGCAGTGAAAAAAGCACACGCTGCTGGAATTAAAGTTGTTATGATTACTGGTGATCATGCAACAACTGCTCTAGCAATTGCTAAGGAGTTAGACTTAGCTTATTCAGAATATGAAGTAATTTCTTCTGAACAATTAAATGAAATGATGGATGAGCAATTAATTCGAATTGTTGATAATATTAAAGTGTTTGCTCGGGTTAATCCTGAACATAAAGTTCGGATTGTTAATATTTTACAACAAAAAGATTATCTTGTTTCAATGACAGGTGATGGTGTTAATGATGCTCCAAGTTTAGTAAAAGCGGATATTGGGGTAGCAATGGGAATTACCGGAACAGATGTTGCAAAGCAAGCAGCCGATGTTATTTTAACGGATGATAATTTTGAAACAATTATTAAAGGAGTTAATGAAGGGCGCAATGTTTATCAAAAAATCCGACGGGCAATCACTTTTGTTATTGGGGTTAATTTAGCAAATGTTTTATCAATTTTTATTTTATCCTTAATTAATCATGTTTCACCAGTAGAAGCAACTGATATTTTATGAATGAATTTAGTTATTGAATCAATTTTAGCAATTTGTATTGGAATGGCGGATAATGATGACACATTAATGACAATTAAAATAGTTCAAGGGAAAAATCCCTTATTTCGAAATATTTGAGGACCAATGATTCGGATTACTATTCTAACAACAAGTGTTTGTATTGGAGCTTATTATTTTGGAATGAGTTTCGTTCCTGCTCAGGCATACGAAGCCTATGGTTATCAAACAGTTTTTGATTTTTTACGAAGTAGTGATCCAAATATTACAATTGAAATGAAATTACAAATTTCTGATTTTGGACGGACAGGGATTTTTATTGCTTTAACTTGTGCACCAAGTATGTTTGTTAATACTGTTACTTTAACAAATTGAAAAATAAAAAACCGCTTTACCCCAATTATTAATCGCCCATTAATTTATGCCGCAATAGGAGCAGTTTTATTAAATATTATTATTTTGTTTATTCCTTGAATTAATAATAAAGTATTAAATTTAAATGATTTAGAAGTTTATAATTTAAATAATTGATATTTTATCCCCGCTTGTTTAGCAATGGCAATGATTCCTGTGACAATTATTGTGATAACTGATGCTTGTCATTTTTGATGACATCATGGATTAAAACAACACTTGCAAAAACTTGGGAAAGTTAAAATAAGAAAATTATAA
- a CDS encoding GNAT family N-acetyltransferase, which translates to MIRKATIVDQDQINQLRQKTIKKINLDDYNLLEQEAILQYFQNNNFCKTLEAEIGYVISFENKILGYGSYHAQQNQITDLYVDPEYQGWYFGKKLLKQLELEAQTNGFLDITVDAFLSAVAFFQKHHYIAVKKNVHIYSQQEILTYFMKKYF; encoded by the coding sequence ATGATTCGAAAAGCTACAATTGTTGATCAAGACCAAATTAATCAATTAAGACAAAAAACAATTAAGAAAATTAATCTTGATGATTATAATCTTTTAGAACAAGAAGCTATTTTACAATATTTTCAAAATAATAATTTTTGTAAAACATTAGAAGCCGAAATAGGATATGTAATTAGTTTTGAAAATAAAATTTTAGGTTATGGTTCTTATCATGCACAACAAAATCAAATTACTGATTTATATGTTGATCCTGAATATCAAGGATGATATTTTGGCAAAAAATTGCTTAAACAATTAGAATTAGAAGCACAGACAAATGGTTTTTTAGATATTACTGTTGATGCTTTTTTATCAGCTGTTGCTTTTTTTCAAAAGCATCATTACATTGCAGTGAAGAAAAATGTTCATATCTATTCTCAACAAGAAATTTTAACCTATTTTATGAAAAAATATTTTTAA
- the rpmG gene encoding 50S ribosomal protein L33, translating into MREGIILRCEQCKEENYIAKHDKKKQQDKLEVKKYCSKCNQHTLHKEKK; encoded by the coding sequence ATGCGTGAAGGAATAATTTTACGTTGTGAACAATGTAAAGAAGAAAATTATATTGCAAAGCATGATAAAAAGAAACAACAAGACAAGTTAGAAGTGAAAAAATATTGTTCAAAATGTAATCAACATACTTTACATAAAGAAAAAAAATAA
- a CDS encoding ATP-binding cassette domain-containing protein: MKNQSILTDFSYIILVIADKNNRSEEKMANLGTDFLVKCTNINKFYRKQHVLKNVSLTVQKGERIGVVGPNGTGKTTLCEILAQLRRVSNGSSEKKYGIRIGMQLQGSKYPRGITGYDILNLYLKAYNLLIPPEKIYQFLLNLQIEKRMNKDISKLSGGQQQKINILLALIVDPDLIILDELATGLDLEIKDKIYEILSIFLANENKALLLISHNMEEIEKFCDTLIFMVAGEITKITKIVDVVAKYGSVEDFVKDQFKEYQIGAYKQGYRTGAIKHDKWAKNWARYIDKNKK, encoded by the coding sequence ATGAAAAATCAGTCAATTTTGACTGATTTTTCATATATAATTTTAGTAATTGCAGATAAAAACAATAGGAGCGAAGAAAAAATGGCTAATTTGGGAACAGACTTTTTAGTTAAATGTACTAATATTAATAAATTTTATCGAAAACAACATGTTTTAAAAAATGTTAGTTTAACTGTGCAAAAAGGAGAACGGATTGGGGTTGTTGGACCGAACGGAACGGGGAAAACAACTTTATGTGAAATTTTAGCCCAATTGCGTCGTGTTTCGAATGGTAGTAGTGAGAAAAAATATGGAATTCGTATTGGAATGCAATTACAAGGATCAAAATATCCTCGTGGCATTACTGGTTATGATATTTTAAATTTGTATTTAAAAGCTTATAATTTATTAATTCCACCAGAAAAGATTTATCAATTTTTACTAAATTTACAAATTGAAAAAAGAATGAACAAGGATATTTCAAAATTGTCCGGAGGACAACAACAAAAAATTAATATTTTATTAGCATTAATTGTTGATCCGGATTTGATTATTCTTGATGAATTAGCAACCGGATTAGATTTAGAAATTAAAGATAAAATATATGAAATTTTAAGTATTTTTTTAGCAAATGAAAATAAAGCATTATTATTAATTTCCCATAATATGGAAGAAATTGAGAAGTTTTGTGATACTTTGATTTTTATGGTTGCAGGAGAAATTACAAAAATAACAAAAATAGTTGATGTTGTTGCGAAATATGGTAGTGTTGAAGATTTTGTCAAAGATCAATTCAAAGAATATCAAATTGGGGCTTATAAACAAGGCTATAGAACAGGAGCAATCAAACATGACAAATGAGCAAAAAACTGAGCAAGATACATCGATAAAAATAAAAAATAG
- the parC gene encoding DNA topoisomerase IV subunit A, producing MSNNEKENELVYSLNDIMSERFGRYAKYIIQDRALPDVRDGLKPVQRRILFAMNELRLTFNTSYKKSARIVGEVIGKYHPHGDTSVYDAMVRLSQNWKVRYPLIDMHGNNGSIDGDPAAAMRYTETRLSEISSFLLQDLDKKTVAFAPNFDDSEQEPVVLPALFPNLLVNGSTGIAAGYATNIPPHNLHEIINATIHFIEKPDSTVKDLVKYVKGPDFPTGGIIQGKSGILEAYQTGKGKIIVRSKIKFENNALVITEIPYEVVKQDLVKKIDDIKYNEPGLNIKEVRDETDREGLRIVIELGKQANVETVRKFLLKNTNLQISYNFNMVAIANKQPRQLGLKEILTHYVEHQQEVITNRSGFELARAQKRSEIVAGLIKTISILDEVIAVIRYSKDRSDAIHNLVKKFGFTQIQAEAIVQLRLYRLTSTDILQLKAEEKELIATIAELKAILRDINKLNSVIIHQLELIKKKFASRRRSVIENEIEAIEIQKTETIIEKDLNIWISRDGYLKALENNQLARLVNEEFKRKPGDLWIADFQANTSDKILLITSKGNYVIIPVYQIKTVRLRDIGEHINTISELPGEEKIISAFLLNDFNKKEQYIMLATKNGMIKKTAVKDFEATRISKALKAINLKNDDEVVASQLVGHHPYVVITTANGFIVKYHKKQIPTLGLRTAGVKSINLRDDVVINAGYCEDDNLVLITNLHTGKKISLTEIPTSTRPVKGTRLYKLNKDINELVRWTFLTKGKDILHMLKQNDEIELFNTDKMTVHKLVTANHTLGFENIVDIVIPHYYDLKVIPSKKGLESSSTAGKKHSFHYNEHDNANNIKPLIEVTQATNNSVLNKTESSEKSYNQETITADNTNDEESDLKVKLALMIPPEEIYQVDQVIATAEPITMLDHHPNSKKSINKNIVVKPRGEKMRQKNKNIKETKKKFRKEQQSKKQSEQPVTNVETSIIAAPSEQEPSPLFVRKTFGKVKTTVDMLIEKKQREQAKVALVKAQAQQNNHQKNRKLLVPSLPEEKPTFGKVVTTVETLLKNRQQKIDFEFNNIEKDNPKDKSTIKVKSRTEWLKAIEQAPARTIKVGLRNVTLNNHEQTMQRVDFKEIKNKSVTKAKFKKDLAIDETKELQLTIHDILDKSKK from the coding sequence ATGAGTAATAACGAAAAAGAAAATGAATTAGTTTATAGTTTAAATGATATTATGTCAGAACGCTTTGGACGTTATGCCAAATATATTATTCAAGATCGAGCCTTGCCTGATGTTCGTGATGGTTTAAAACCAGTACAACGCCGTATTTTATTTGCAATGAATGAATTACGATTAACTTTTAATACGAGTTATAAAAAATCAGCACGGATTGTTGGGGAAGTAATTGGAAAATATCATCCCCATGGTGATACATCGGTTTATGATGCAATGGTAAGGTTATCTCAAAATTGAAAAGTTCGTTATCCATTAATTGATATGCATGGAAACAATGGTTCAATTGATGGAGACCCAGCGGCAGCTATGCGTTATACTGAAACTCGTTTAAGTGAAATTTCCTCATTTTTATTACAAGATCTTGATAAAAAAACAGTTGCGTTTGCTCCTAATTTTGATGATTCAGAACAAGAACCAGTTGTATTACCAGCCTTATTTCCAAATTTATTAGTTAATGGTTCAACCGGGATTGCTGCTGGATATGCCACAAATATTCCACCGCATAATTTACATGAAATTATTAATGCAACAATTCATTTTATTGAAAAACCAGACAGTACGGTTAAAGATTTAGTAAAATATGTTAAAGGACCTGATTTTCCAACCGGAGGCATTATTCAGGGAAAAAGTGGAATCTTAGAGGCATATCAAACAGGAAAAGGAAAAATTATTGTTCGTAGCAAAATTAAATTTGAAAACAATGCTTTAGTAATTACTGAGATTCCATATGAAGTTGTTAAACAAGACTTAGTTAAAAAGATTGATGATATTAAATATAATGAACCAGGATTAAATATTAAAGAAGTTCGTGATGAAACAGACCGCGAAGGGTTACGAATTGTTATTGAATTAGGTAAACAAGCTAATGTTGAAACAGTACGGAAATTTTTATTAAAAAATACTAATTTACAAATTTCATATAATTTTAATATGGTTGCTATTGCAAACAAACAACCACGACAATTAGGGCTAAAAGAAATTTTAACCCATTATGTTGAACATCAACAAGAAGTTATTACTAATCGTTCTGGCTTTGAATTAGCACGAGCACAAAAACGCTCAGAAATTGTTGCTGGATTAATCAAAACAATTAGTATTTTAGATGAAGTGATTGCTGTCATTCGCTATTCAAAAGATCGTAGTGATGCAATTCATAATTTAGTAAAAAAATTTGGTTTTACCCAAATTCAAGCAGAAGCAATTGTACAATTACGATTATATCGATTAACTTCAACGGATATTTTGCAATTAAAAGCAGAAGAAAAAGAATTAATTGCAACAATTGCTGAATTAAAAGCAATTTTACGTGATATTAATAAATTAAATAGTGTTATTATTCATCAATTAGAATTAATTAAGAAAAAATTTGCTTCTCGTCGTCGTAGTGTGATTGAAAATGAAATTGAAGCAATTGAAATTCAAAAAACAGAAACAATTATTGAAAAAGATTTGAACATTTGAATTTCAAGAGATGGATATTTAAAAGCCTTAGAAAATAATCAATTAGCGCGATTAGTAAACGAAGAATTTAAACGAAAACCAGGGGATTTATGAATTGCTGATTTTCAAGCTAATACTTCCGATAAAATTTTGTTAATTACTTCAAAAGGGAATTATGTTATTATTCCAGTTTATCAAATTAAAACAGTTCGACTACGTGATATTGGTGAACATATTAATACTATTTCTGAGTTACCAGGAGAAGAAAAAATTATTAGTGCTTTCTTATTAAATGATTTTAATAAAAAAGAACAATACATTATGTTAGCAACTAAAAATGGAATGATTAAAAAAACAGCCGTTAAAGATTTTGAAGCGACACGGATTAGTAAAGCACTTAAAGCTATTAATTTAAAAAATGATGATGAAGTTGTTGCTAGTCAATTAGTTGGTCATCATCCATATGTGGTCATAACAACAGCAAATGGTTTTATTGTTAAATATCATAAAAAACAAATTCCAACATTAGGGTTACGAACAGCAGGGGTTAAATCAATTAATCTACGTGATGATGTTGTTATTAACGCGGGTTATTGTGAAGATGATAATTTAGTATTAATTACTAATCTTCATACTGGGAAAAAAATTTCTTTAACAGAAATTCCTACATCAACGCGACCAGTAAAAGGAACACGATTATATAAATTAAATAAAGATATTAATGAACTTGTTCGCTGAACGTTTTTAACAAAAGGGAAAGATATCTTGCATATGTTAAAACAAAATGATGAAATTGAGTTATTTAATACTGATAAAATGACTGTTCATAAATTAGTTACTGCCAATCATACCTTAGGTTTTGAAAATATTGTTGATATTGTTATTCCACATTATTATGATTTAAAAGTAATCCCATCAAAAAAAGGATTAGAAAGTAGTAGTACTGCTGGAAAAAAGCATTCGTTTCATTATAATGAACATGATAATGCCAATAATATTAAACCCTTAATTGAAGTAACACAGGCAACAAATAATTCTGTTCTTAATAAGACAGAATCAAGTGAAAAAAGTTATAATCAAGAAACAATCACAGCAGATAATACTAACGATGAAGAAAGTGATCTCAAGGTTAAATTAGCATTAATGATTCCACCAGAAGAAATTTATCAAGTCGATCAGGTGATTGCAACAGCAGAGCCAATAACAATGCTAGACCATCATCCTAATAGTAAGAAAAGTATTAACAAAAACATTGTGGTTAAACCACGCGGAGAAAAAATGCGCCAGAAAAATAAAAATATAAAAGAAACAAAAAAGAAATTTCGAAAAGAACAACAAAGTAAAAAACAATCGGAACAACCAGTAACAAATGTGGAAACTAGCATAATTGCAGCGCCATCTGAACAAGAACCATCACCATTGTTTGTTCGTAAAACATTTGGAAAAGTAAAAACAACAGTAGACATGCTAATTGAAAAGAAACAACGTGAACAAGCTAAAGTAGCATTAGTAAAAGCACAAGCACAACAAAATAATCACCAAAAAAATAGAAAACTGCTTGTTCCTTCTCTTCCTGAAGAAAAACCAACTTTTGGCAAAGTGGTTACTACAGTGGAGACTCTTCTTAAAAATAGACAACAAAAAATTGATTTTGAGTTTAATAATATTGAAAAAGATAACCCAAAAGATAAGTCTACGATAAAAGTAAAATCACGAACAGAATGGTTAAAAGCAATTGAACAAGCTCCAGCCAGAACAATTAAGGTGGGGTTAAGAAATGTTACTTTAAATAATCATGAACAAACAATGCAAAGAGTTGATTTTAAAGAAATTAAAAATAAGAGTGTAACAAAAGCTAAATTTAAAAAAGATTTAGCAATTGATGAAACAAAAGAGTTACAATTAACCATCCATGATATTTTAGATAAAAGTAAAAAATAA